The following are encoded together in the Bradyrhizobium sp. CCGUVB1N3 genome:
- a CDS encoding alpha/beta hydrolase, with translation MAAPLDPVIAEIIPLLPLRDPATMTPQSTRDSLRALAAARAAVPPPPVNEVRDTEVKGGAGPLAARVYRAGSAPSPTVIFFHGGGWVAGDLDTHDRQARFLAIETGAVVISVDYRRPPETRFPGAFEDAFAAARDVFDRIAEFGGDRKRVGIAGDSAGGNLAAVTAIACRDAGIGLAGQFLVYPATDVVGNYADTTENARFPSRTENADGYFLSRAVMEWFAGHYLADPGHARDWRASPLRAKSLAGVAPAVVTTAWFDPLRDEGAAYARALEAAGVPVRLHEGAGLIHGYFSMGEASETARAEAQRARADFKALLARGV, from the coding sequence ATGGCCGCCCCCCTCGATCCCGTCATTGCAGAGATCATCCCGCTGCTGCCGCTGCGCGATCCCGCGACGATGACGCCGCAGAGCACCCGCGACTCCCTGCGCGCACTAGCTGCGGCGCGCGCCGCGGTGCCGCCCCCGCCCGTGAACGAAGTCCGGGATACCGAGGTGAAGGGCGGCGCGGGACCGCTCGCTGCGCGCGTCTATCGCGCCGGATCGGCCCCATCGCCGACGGTCATCTTCTTCCACGGCGGCGGCTGGGTTGCCGGCGATCTCGACACCCATGACCGGCAGGCACGGTTTCTCGCGATCGAGACCGGCGCGGTCGTCATCTCCGTCGACTATCGGCGCCCGCCGGAGACGCGCTTTCCCGGCGCATTCGAGGATGCCTTTGCCGCGGCACGCGATGTGTTCGACCGCATCGCGGAATTTGGTGGCGACCGAAAGCGCGTCGGCATCGCCGGTGACAGCGCCGGCGGCAATCTCGCAGCAGTCACCGCAATTGCCTGCCGCGACGCCGGCATCGGACTCGCCGGACAGTTTCTGGTCTATCCCGCGACCGACGTGGTCGGCAATTATGCTGATACGACCGAAAATGCGCGCTTCCCCTCGCGCACCGAAAACGCAGACGGCTATTTCCTGTCGCGCGCGGTGATGGAATGGTTTGCCGGTCATTATCTGGCCGACCCCGGCCACGCGCGGGACTGGCGCGCCTCGCCGCTGCGTGCAAAATCGCTCGCCGGCGTCGCGCCGGCCGTGGTCACGACGGCATGGTTCGATCCGCTGCGCGACGAGGGCGCGGCCTACGCGCGGGCCCTGGAAGCTGCCGGCGTTCCGGTCAGGCTTCACGAGGGCGCCGGCCTGATCCACGGCTATTTCAGCATGGGTGAAGCGTCCGAAACCGCACGCGCCGAGGCGCAGCGCGCGCGTGCCGATTTCAAGGCATTGCTCGCCCGCGGCGTCTGA
- a CDS encoding DUF2336 domain-containing protein — protein sequence MNAILPADIVAELESTIAGCPHDRRVRMLWRTTDLLAASRDRLQEQEINALDEVLLRIADRIEANALSQLSAVLVDLNLAPRETSRRLVLHDDPTVAGPLLLKSRAISECDLEAVATSRGEQHLLAIAGRHAVCPALTDILLKRGGKNVGRALVNNTGAAFSAAGYAMLIARAEHDSEIARALAFRPDTPDKVVRGLFPRLTPDARASILDAAAPALRERIETVLCPTPTAARSKLPSSIDYSEARLSVVALNRVGKLNDSTINRFAIRGEAANLIASLSVLSGAPIDVIEKIITDEDCEALVMACRASRLNWQTTLAILCNRGGPRLSYEQRERAQKLFDELYLSTSQWTVRWGEMAAGADAATADNNNKRVKSGASR from the coding sequence ATGAATGCCATTTTGCCTGCTGACATTGTTGCTGAACTCGAGAGCACCATCGCGGGTTGCCCCCACGATCGTCGCGTCCGAATGCTGTGGCGGACGACGGACCTGCTTGCGGCGAGCCGTGATCGTCTTCAGGAGCAGGAGATCAATGCGCTCGACGAGGTCTTGCTTCGCATTGCCGACCGCATCGAAGCGAACGCGCTTTCGCAACTGAGCGCCGTGCTGGTCGATCTCAATCTGGCTCCGAGGGAGACGTCGCGGCGCCTCGTCCTTCACGACGACCCGACGGTCGCAGGACCACTGCTTCTCAAATCGCGCGCGATCTCGGAATGCGATCTCGAAGCGGTCGCAACATCGCGCGGGGAACAGCACCTGCTGGCGATCGCAGGCCGGCACGCAGTCTGCCCGGCCCTGACGGACATCCTGCTGAAGCGCGGCGGCAAGAATGTCGGCCGCGCGCTGGTGAACAATACGGGCGCCGCTTTTTCCGCCGCGGGCTATGCCATGCTGATCGCCAGGGCCGAACATGACAGCGAGATCGCAAGGGCACTGGCATTCCGGCCCGACACGCCCGACAAGGTCGTCCGCGGGCTCTTTCCCAGGCTGACGCCGGACGCGAGAGCCTCCATACTTGATGCTGCCGCCCCCGCCTTGCGCGAGCGGATCGAGACCGTGCTGTGTCCGACGCCGACCGCGGCACGGTCGAAGCTGCCGTCATCGATCGACTATTCCGAAGCGCGGCTGTCCGTCGTCGCGCTCAACCGCGTCGGCAAGCTCAACGACTCGACCATCAACCGCTTCGCGATCCGCGGCGAGGCGGCCAATCTGATCGCCTCGCTCTCGGTGCTGTCGGGTGCGCCGATTGACGTGATTGAAAAGATTATCACAGACGAGGATTGCGAAGCGCTGGTCATGGCCTGCCGCGCCTCCCGCCTGAACTGGCAGACGACGCTCGCCATCCTCTGCAATCGCGGCGGCCCGCGCCTTTCCTACGAACAACGCGAGCGCGCCCAAAAGCTGTTCGACGAGCTCTATCTTTCAACAAGCCAGTGGACGGTGCGCTGGGGGGAAATGGCCGCAGGCGCCGACGCCGCGACCGCTGACAATAACAACAAGCGTGTGAAATCGGGAGCCAGCCGATGA
- a CDS encoding dienelactone hydrolase family protein has product MIRQGANLAAGFRGALAFYPGCGPKALLQPTISTTAPIALFLGANDEEVSPAFCQQAADRARQAGSKIDVTVYPGATHDFDDPSRRHQSVAANQAAMNDVQAKAVATVARWKN; this is encoded by the coding sequence ATGATCCGGCAAGGCGCGAACCTGGCTGCCGGCTTTCGCGGCGCACTCGCGTTCTATCCGGGTTGCGGACCGAAAGCGCTGTTGCAGCCGACGATCTCCACGACCGCGCCGATCGCCCTATTCCTGGGCGCCAATGATGAGGAGGTGTCGCCCGCGTTCTGCCAGCAGGCGGCCGACCGGGCGCGCCAGGCCGGCAGCAAGATCGACGTCACGGTCTATCCCGGCGCGACCCATGATTTCGACGATCCCTCACGACGGCACCAGTCGGTCGCCGCGAACCAGGCCGCGATGAACGACGTGCAGGCCAAGGCGGTTGCTACGGTTGCACGCTGGAAAAATTGA
- a CDS encoding AraC family transcriptional regulator: MSISQGAPLQAPKIFRFNDVDEFRSSIRGLDVVFTPLVRKIAAEQTILNLPGCDVNFTKSFPRIVDARLAGNCTAIGFTMDDHEVPIRFNGAQRDRTAIVIGRGGAAYNTVEQVERQIASVMFTPEVRGRGWPETTTNFRIFETSTLALDRLRSLIREVLAAASEPVDAVEWRMKASAMRESLLAAVDAAFASVVPAPWTARANDERHFRTFRDIHALLLDDLAQPIYSEELAKKLGLSVRSMHDAVQRYQGMSLHRYLRLWRLWLVRKRLLAGPESVKAAALAFGFWHLSDFSRSYRQRFGETPSQTLERARKA, translated from the coding sequence ATGAGCATCAGTCAGGGCGCGCCGTTGCAGGCGCCGAAGATATTCCGTTTCAACGACGTTGATGAGTTCCGCAGTTCGATACGAGGCCTGGACGTCGTGTTCACGCCGCTCGTGCGGAAGATCGCGGCCGAGCAGACCATCCTGAATCTGCCGGGCTGCGACGTCAATTTCACGAAATCCTTTCCGCGCATCGTCGATGCGCGACTCGCCGGGAATTGCACGGCGATCGGCTTCACGATGGATGACCACGAGGTTCCGATCCGCTTCAACGGCGCGCAGCGGGACCGGACGGCTATCGTCATCGGCCGCGGTGGTGCTGCCTACAACACGGTCGAGCAGGTCGAGCGGCAGATTGCTTCGGTGATGTTCACGCCTGAGGTGAGGGGGCGCGGCTGGCCGGAAACGACGACGAACTTCCGGATATTTGAAACCAGCACGCTCGCGCTCGACCGGCTGCGCAGCCTCATCAGGGAAGTGCTGGCCGCGGCGTCGGAACCCGTCGATGCCGTCGAGTGGCGGATGAAGGCGTCGGCAATGAGGGAATCCCTGCTTGCCGCCGTCGATGCGGCGTTTGCCAGCGTCGTTCCGGCGCCCTGGACCGCACGGGCCAATGACGAGCGGCACTTCAGGACGTTCCGAGACATCCATGCGCTCCTACTGGATGATCTCGCTCAACCCATCTACAGCGAGGAGTTGGCCAAGAAACTCGGCCTGTCCGTGCGCAGCATGCATGATGCGGTCCAGCGCTATCAAGGCATGAGCCTGCACCGCTATTTGCGGCTGTGGCGGCTCTGGCTCGTACGCAAACGGCTGCTTGCGGGGCCTGAGAGCGTGAAGGCTGCTGCGCTTGCCTTCGGCTTCTGGCACCTCAGCGACTTCTCGAGAAGCTATCGGCAACGGTTCGGCGAAACGCCGTCGCAGACGCTGGAGCGCGCCCGAAAGGCCTGA
- a CDS encoding amidohydrolase family protein: MGGLVIRGGRVVDPASGMDAVGDVAVMDGRIVAVGTALGGAERTIDATDLVVAPGFIDLHAHGQSIPADRMQAFDGVTTTLDLEAGVLPVAAWYRKQAAKGRVLNYGASTNWAFARIGAMTGSNSESSLEAFGNAMRDRRWIDNVASDAEVGGILDRLAGGLNEGGIGIGILNAYAPGAGVQELTAVCQLAASHDVPTFTHIAFMSRIDPESAAEAYIRLIGYAGATGAHMHICHFNSSSKTDIERCVELVAKAQAQGLPITVEAYPYGTGSTVLAAAFFSDPEFVARNGTGYESVQRVADGRRFRDREELLAAQAAEPSALVLWHILDIENNAHHRNLLDMSVLYPGGAIASDAMPWTLSDGRTYTGDAWPLPKDATSHPRSAGCFTRFIREWVRERRAVSLLEGIRKCALIPAQILEHSTPAMQAKGRLAAGADADIVVFDYETLTDRAEFSAMNRASEGVRHLVVSGHPLITDGVLDVAARPGRPVRRPVAEA; this comes from the coding sequence ATGGGCGGCTTGGTGATCAGGGGTGGCCGGGTGGTCGATCCGGCCAGTGGGATGGATGCCGTCGGCGATGTGGCTGTCATGGACGGCCGGATCGTTGCCGTCGGCACCGCCCTTGGGGGCGCCGAGCGGACGATCGATGCGACCGACCTCGTGGTGGCGCCCGGCTTCATCGATCTGCATGCGCACGGCCAGTCGATCCCTGCCGATCGCATGCAGGCGTTCGACGGCGTGACGACGACGCTGGACCTCGAGGCGGGCGTTCTGCCGGTCGCAGCCTGGTATCGCAAGCAGGCGGCGAAAGGGCGCGTGCTCAATTACGGCGCCTCCACCAACTGGGCATTCGCGCGTATCGGCGCGATGACGGGCTCCAACTCGGAAAGCTCGCTGGAGGCGTTCGGCAATGCCATGCGCGATCGCCGCTGGATCGACAACGTGGCGAGCGACGCCGAGGTGGGCGGCATCCTCGATCGCCTTGCGGGCGGGCTCAACGAGGGCGGCATCGGCATCGGCATCCTCAACGCCTACGCTCCCGGCGCCGGCGTGCAGGAGCTCACTGCGGTCTGCCAGCTGGCGGCCAGCCATGACGTGCCGACCTTCACCCACATCGCCTTCATGTCTCGCATTGATCCGGAAAGCGCGGCCGAGGCCTATATCCGCCTGATCGGCTATGCCGGCGCCACCGGTGCGCATATGCACATCTGCCACTTCAACTCCTCCAGCAAGACCGACATCGAGCGTTGCGTGGAGCTGGTGGCCAAGGCGCAGGCGCAGGGGCTTCCGATCACGGTCGAGGCTTACCCTTACGGCACCGGTTCGACCGTGCTCGCGGCCGCGTTCTTCAGCGACCCCGAATTCGTGGCGCGCAACGGCACCGGCTACGAGTCGGTGCAGCGGGTCGCCGACGGCCGGCGCTTCCGCGACCGGGAAGAGCTGCTGGCGGCGCAGGCCGCAGAGCCCTCCGCGCTGGTGCTCTGGCACATCCTCGATATCGAGAACAACGCACACCATCGCAATCTCCTGGACATGTCGGTGCTGTACCCCGGCGGCGCGATCGCGTCCGACGCCATGCCCTGGACGCTTTCCGACGGCCGCACCTACACTGGCGATGCCTGGCCGCTGCCCAAGGATGCCACGTCCCATCCGCGCTCGGCTGGCTGCTTCACACGCTTCATCCGCGAGTGGGTGCGCGAGCGCCGCGCGGTGTCGCTGCTGGAGGGCATCCGCAAATGCGCGCTGATCCCGGCGCAGATTCTCGAGCACAGCACGCCGGCGATGCAGGCCAAGGGACGGCTCGCAGCCGGTGCGGACGCCGACATCGTGGTGTTCGACTACGAGACGCTGACGGACCGGGCGGAATTCTCTGCGATGAACCGTGCATCGGAAGGCGTGCGCCATCTCGTGGTGAGCGGCCATCCGCTGATCACGGACGGCGTGCTGGATGTGGCGGCAAGGCCCGGCCGGCCGGTGCGCCGGCCCGTCGCCGAGGCTTGA
- a CDS encoding NADPH-dependent FMN reductase produces MGNRILVFYGSYRSDRMGIRLAHFVVSGLQSRGDDVTFIDAKAVGLPMLDRMYKEHPKGEAPEALERLAAQIRDADGFVFVTGEYNWGIQPGLKNLTDHFLEEWFWRPAAVVSYSAGRFSGARAATAWHGTLSEMGMVVISSTIAVGPIAQTLSAEGEPTGEGGKALERSFPRFADDLTWWVEAAKAQRARKQPPY; encoded by the coding sequence ATGGGCAATCGCATCCTCGTCTTCTACGGCTCCTACCGCTCCGACCGTATGGGCATTCGTCTGGCGCATTTCGTCGTCAGCGGTTTGCAGAGCCGCGGCGATGACGTCACCTTCATCGACGCCAAGGCGGTCGGCCTTCCCATGCTCGACCGCATGTACAAGGAGCATCCCAAAGGGGAGGCGCCAGAGGCCCTGGAGAGGCTCGCCGCGCAGATCCGAGATGCCGACGGCTTTGTGTTCGTCACCGGCGAATACAATTGGGGTATTCAGCCAGGGTTGAAGAACCTCACTGACCATTTTCTCGAGGAATGGTTCTGGCGCCCGGCCGCAGTCGTCAGCTACTCGGCCGGTCGCTTCTCCGGCGCACGCGCCGCAACCGCCTGGCACGGCACGCTGTCGGAAATGGGCATGGTGGTGATATCGAGCACGATCGCGGTCGGTCCGATTGCCCAGACGCTGTCGGCCGAGGGCGAGCCGACGGGCGAGGGCGGCAAGGCGCTGGAGCGCTCGTTCCCGCGCTTTGCCGACGATCTCACCTGGTGGGTCGAAGCTGCCAAGGCACAGCGCGCGCGCAAGCAGCCGCCGTACTAA
- a CDS encoding GTP-binding protein yields the protein MSVPVLLVAGFLGAGKTTVVNHLLAHADGRRIAAVVNDFGAINIDAELIAGAADGVVSLANGCICCSLEGDLLRTLAALLRRDPRPDVIVIETSGVADPADVVRNLMDPLIFREAPLETVLCMVDATMQVAMLDDALLRSQIRAADVIALSKVDLTDAVAIAQMRGAIRAMRPSAVLVDVVHGEVPAALLFAPDLDRTPVPREPGPKRPAAERFETMSWTSDRPVSLPRLQQAIGRLAPKLARAKGLFETVEQPGRVMVFQLAGGRATLAAGGTLPVGTPRTRIVFVAEIGILSREEIERIMEGCIEAGTA from the coding sequence GTGTCCGTTCCGGTCCTGCTCGTGGCCGGCTTCCTCGGGGCGGGCAAGACCACGGTCGTGAACCACCTCCTGGCGCATGCCGACGGGCGACGGATCGCAGCCGTCGTCAACGATTTCGGCGCGATCAACATCGACGCCGAGCTGATCGCGGGCGCGGCCGACGGCGTGGTGAGCCTCGCCAATGGCTGCATCTGCTGCTCGCTCGAAGGCGATCTCTTGCGTACGCTTGCCGCGCTGCTGCGGCGTGATCCGCGCCCGGACGTCATCGTGATCGAAACCAGCGGCGTGGCCGATCCGGCGGATGTCGTGCGCAATCTGATGGATCCCCTGATCTTTCGCGAAGCGCCGCTGGAAACCGTGCTGTGCATGGTGGATGCGACGATGCAGGTGGCCATGCTGGACGACGCGTTGCTGCGATCTCAAATACGGGCAGCCGACGTGATCGCGCTGAGCAAGGTGGATCTGACTGATGCGGTCGCCATCGCGCAGATGCGCGGTGCCATCCGCGCGATGCGCCCCTCGGCCGTCCTGGTCGATGTTGTCCATGGCGAAGTGCCCGCGGCGCTGCTGTTCGCACCCGACCTCGATCGTACGCCGGTGCCGCGCGAGCCGGGGCCGAAACGGCCGGCCGCCGAGCGGTTCGAGACCATGAGCTGGACGTCGGACAGGCCGGTGTCGCTGCCGCGATTGCAGCAGGCGATCGGCCGGCTTGCGCCAAAACTGGCGCGGGCAAAAGGACTGTTCGAGACTGTCGAGCAGCCCGGGCGGGTGATGGTGTTTCAACTGGCCGGCGGCCGGGCGACGCTGGCCGCGGGCGGGACTCTGCCAGTGGGGACACCGCGAACGCGGATCGTCTTCGTTGCCGAGATCGGAATCCTCTCGCGCGAGGAGATCGAGCGGATCATGGAAGGCTGCATCGAGGCCGGCACGGCGTGA
- a CDS encoding nitroreductase, whose amino-acid sequence MDFETLVQSRRSVRGFKKDPVPRAVIEAIIDVAKRAPSSMNTQPWHVHVLTGAPLEQVRRRNMEEMVAGAKVERDIVSHGEYQGIHRTRQVDIAKKLFGAMGIARDDKPMRQDWVLRGFRQFDAPVSLVLTYDRVLDPGAVCHFDLGALCYGIVLAAWDRGLGSVINGQGIMRSDIVREVADIPDDEVIMTCVAMGYPDDTFAANAVRSDREENSGFVRFVGFAD is encoded by the coding sequence GTGGATTTCGAAACGCTGGTGCAGTCCCGTCGCAGCGTGCGCGGTTTCAAAAAGGATCCGGTGCCGCGTGCAGTGATCGAGGCGATCATCGATGTAGCCAAGCGCGCGCCGTCCTCGATGAACACCCAGCCCTGGCACGTTCATGTGCTCACCGGCGCGCCGCTCGAACAGGTCCGCCGACGCAACATGGAAGAGATGGTCGCCGGCGCCAAGGTCGAGCGCGACATCGTCAGCCATGGCGAGTACCAGGGCATTCATCGCACGCGTCAGGTCGACATCGCCAAGAAATTGTTCGGCGCGATGGGGATCGCGCGCGATGACAAGCCGATGCGGCAGGATTGGGTGCTGCGCGGCTTCCGCCAGTTCGATGCGCCGGTCTCGCTGGTGCTCACCTATGACCGCGTGCTCGACCCCGGCGCGGTCTGCCACTTCGATCTCGGCGCGCTCTGTTACGGCATCGTGCTCGCGGCCTGGGACCGCGGCCTCGGCTCGGTGATCAACGGGCAGGGCATCATGCGCTCCGACATCGTGCGCGAGGTCGCTGATATCCCCGACGACGAGGTCATCATGACCTGCGTCGCCATGGGATATCCGGACGACACGTTTGCCGCCAATGCCGTGCGATCCGATCGCGAAGAGAACAGCGGGTTCGTGCGTTTCGTCGGATTTGCCGACTAA
- a CDS encoding PilZ domain-containing protein, whose product MKFDGRKAHRVRMDHKQAVNLMGADGTWRRSCVLLDVSDSGAKIEVEGTLDVLQAREFFMLLSSTGLAYRRCELVWIDGTMAGIHFVKAGTKKGPAKAGNEQATQKSTGK is encoded by the coding sequence ATGAAATTCGACGGTCGCAAAGCACACCGCGTTCGAATGGATCACAAGCAGGCCGTCAATCTGATGGGGGCCGACGGCACCTGGCGCCGCTCCTGCGTGTTGCTTGATGTTTCGGACAGCGGCGCCAAGATCGAGGTCGAGGGAACTCTCGATGTTCTGCAAGCCAGGGAATTCTTCATGCTGCTGTCCTCGACGGGCCTCGCCTATCGCCGCTGCGAACTGGTCTGGATCGACGGAACGATGGCGGGAATTCACTTCGTCAAGGCGGGAACTAAGAAAGGACCGGCGAAAGCCGGCAACGAACAAGCGACGCAGAAGAGCACGGGCAAGTAG
- a CDS encoding dienelactone hydrolase family protein, translated as MPAHFIRLVLAVITSIWLIRDAAAAPETVYFRSADGRTQLVGYLFRPQAAGPAAAIVLLHGRSGPYSSNVNADCTAVGPKVSSPCNATTLSKRHAMWGQYWAARGYLALLPDSFGPRGKAYGFGRFTHDDPDRDDVNEKTVRPLDAEGALAYLRSRGDVIGNQIFLQGGRTVAARL; from the coding sequence ATGCCAGCCCATTTCATCCGTCTTGTCTTGGCCGTGATCACCTCGATATGGCTGATCCGCGATGCGGCAGCCGCACCAGAGACTGTCTATTTCCGCAGCGCCGACGGCCGCACGCAGCTCGTCGGCTATCTGTTCCGCCCGCAAGCGGCGGGTCCTGCTGCCGCCATCGTGCTGCTGCACGGCCGCAGCGGGCCCTATTCCAGCAACGTCAACGCGGACTGCACGGCCGTTGGCCCCAAGGTCTCCTCGCCTTGCAATGCCACGACCCTGTCGAAACGGCATGCGATGTGGGGCCAATACTGGGCAGCACGCGGCTATCTCGCGCTGCTGCCGGACAGTTTTGGTCCGCGCGGCAAGGCCTACGGTTTCGGCCGCTTCACCCATGACGATCCTGATCGCGATGACGTCAACGAGAAGACCGTGCGCCCGCTCGATGCCGAGGGGGCGCTCGCCTATTTGCGCAGCCGCGGCGATGTGATCGGCAACCAGATCTTCCTCCAGGGCGGTCGAACGGTGGCAGCACGGCTTTGA
- a CDS encoding HD-GYP domain-containing protein, whose translation MHVLADSSDKLAGVCSIVERKFAVAGERLDAEARLPHSPLAVVVRADLRDVDNIAALKKRAARLAKADKRIFLVEPPTHVCISQAYALGATHVLPGAPNQTKLLAALFGSPNPDATSADGQPQPDDAVEAAAAAIGSMFSSVMLGETIDVDGAKEAGRKIANRIAEHGLSEWLTTVRRHHEGTYQHCLLVTGVAIDFGLSLGVRKDDLERLYSAAMFHDIGKAKIPLTILDKPGRLDAEERTLIETHPVTGYEVLKDYANISPEILDAVRHHHEYLDGSGYPDALCADSITDVVRILTISDIFAALIEHRSYRPTMPREEAYSILLGMQGKLEKALVASFKQVALTR comes from the coding sequence GTGCATGTGCTGGCTGACAGCTCGGACAAGCTGGCCGGAGTTTGCTCGATCGTCGAACGGAAATTCGCCGTGGCGGGCGAGCGGCTCGATGCCGAGGCACGGCTGCCGCACTCGCCGCTTGCTGTCGTCGTGCGCGCTGACCTTCGCGACGTCGATAACATCGCGGCACTGAAGAAACGGGCTGCACGGCTGGCCAAGGCGGACAAGCGCATCTTCCTGGTCGAGCCGCCCACCCACGTTTGCATCTCGCAGGCTTACGCCCTCGGCGCCACGCACGTCCTGCCGGGCGCACCCAACCAGACCAAGCTCCTGGCGGCGCTATTCGGGTCGCCGAACCCGGATGCCACATCCGCCGATGGCCAACCGCAACCGGACGATGCCGTCGAGGCGGCCGCGGCCGCGATCGGCTCGATGTTCAGCTCTGTCATGCTCGGTGAAACCATCGACGTCGACGGAGCGAAGGAGGCCGGCCGCAAGATCGCCAACCGCATCGCCGAGCACGGCCTGTCGGAGTGGCTTACGACAGTGCGGCGCCATCACGAGGGAACCTACCAGCATTGCCTGCTCGTCACGGGCGTCGCCATCGACTTCGGGCTGAGCCTGGGCGTCCGGAAAGATGACCTCGAACGGCTGTACTCCGCGGCCATGTTCCACGACATCGGCAAGGCGAAAATTCCGCTCACGATTCTCGACAAGCCGGGGCGCCTCGACGCCGAGGAGCGCACGCTCATCGAGACGCATCCGGTCACTGGATACGAGGTTCTGAAGGATTATGCCAACATCTCGCCCGAGATCCTCGATGCGGTGCGTCACCACCATGAATATCTCGACGGCAGCGGATATCCGGACGCGCTTTGCGCCGACAGCATTACGGATGTCGTTCGAATTCTCACCATCTCCGACATCTTCGCCGCGCTGATCGAGCACCGGTCGTACAGGCCGACCATGCCGCGCGAGGAGGCCTATAGCATTCTCCTGGGAATGCAGGGCAAGCTGGAAAAGGCGCTGGTCGCCTCATTCAAGCAGGTCGCGCTGACCCGCTGA